A region of Vigna radiata var. radiata cultivar VC1973A chromosome 10, Vradiata_ver6, whole genome shotgun sequence DNA encodes the following proteins:
- the LOC106774550 gene encoding pyruvate decarboxylase 1: MESATKVGAAAQTTSASPSFDGTLGRHLARRLVEIGVRDVFSVPGDFNLTLLDHLIAEPSLNLVGCCNELNAGYAADGYARARGVGACVVTFTVGGLSVLNAIAGAYSENLPVICVVGGPNSNDYGTNRILHHTIGLPDFSQELWCFQSVTCFQAVVNNLDDAHELIDTAISTALKESKPVYISISCNLPGIPHPTFARDPVPFFLAPKASNQEGLEAAVEATAALLNKAVKPVIVGGPKLRVSKAQKAFLEFAEASGYPIAVMPSGKGLVQEHHPHFIGTYWGAVSTSYCGEIVESADAYVFVGPIFNDYSSVGYSLLIKKEKAIIVLPNRVTIGNGLSFGWVFMADFLTALAKKVKTNTTALENYRRIYVPPGIPLKREQDEPLRVNVLFKHIQDMLSGDTAVIAETGDSWFNCQKLRLPENCGYEFQMQYGSIGWSVGATLGYAQAATDKRVIACIGDGSFQVTAQDISTMIRCAQKSIIFLINNGGYTIEVEIHDGPYNVIKNWDYTRFVEAIHNGQGKCWVAKVRTEDDLTEAIRIASGEEKESLCFIEVFVHKDDTSKELLEWGSRVAAANSRPPNPQ, encoded by the exons ATGGAAAGCGCCACTAAAGTTGGAGCGGCAGCTCAAACCACCTCTGCTTCCCCCTCCTTCGACGGCACGCTCGGCCGCCACTTGGCTCGCCGCCTAGTTGAGATAGGCGTCAGGGACGTCTTTTCCGTCCCCGGCGACTTCAACTTGACCCTGCTCGACCATCTCATTGCCGAGCCCAGCCTCAACCTCGTCGGTTGTTGCAACGAGCTCAACGCTGGCTATGCCGCCGACGGCTACGCGCGTGCCAGGGGCGTCGGTGCTTGCGTCGTCACCTTCACCGTCGGTGGACTCAGCGTCCTCAACGCCATTGCCGGAGCTTACAGCGAAAATTTACCGGTGATTTGCGTCGTCGGAGGACCCAATTCGAACGACTACGGCACCAACAGGATCCTCCACCACACCATCGGGTTACCCGATTTCTCCCAAGAGCTTTGGTGCTTTCAAAGCGTCACGTGTTTTCAG GCAGTGGTGAATAACTTGGACGACGCGCATGAACTAATTGACACTGCGATTTCTACTGCTTTAAAGGAAAGCAAGCCTGTTTATATCAGCATCAGTTGTAATCTTCCTGGAATTCCTCATCCAACTTTTGCTAGAGACCCCGTTCCATTCTTTCTTGCACCCAA ggCAAGCAATCAAGAAGGATTAGAAGCTGCAGTGGAAGCGACTGCTGCTTTACTGAACAAAGCTGTGAAGCCAGTGATTGTGGGTGGACCAAAATTAAGGGTTTCGAAGGCACAAAAGGCCTTTCTGGAGTTTGCAGAAGCCAGTGGATATCCAATAGCTGTTATGCCATCGGGAAAGGGACTTGTACAAGAGCATCATCCTCATTTCATCGGTACATATTGGGGTGCTGTCAGTACTAGCTACTGTGGAGAGATAGTGGAGTCGGCTGATGCTTATGTTTTTGTTGGCCCCATCTTCAATGACTATAGCTCCGTTGGATACTCATTGTTGATAAAGAAGGAGAAAGCCATAATAGTGCTGCCTAATCGGGTGACCATTGGCAATGGTCTTTCCTTTGGCTGGGTTTTCATGGCTGATTTCTTAACTGCATTGGctaaaaaagtgaaaacaaacACCACAGCTCTGGAGAATTACCGACGTATCTATGTCCCTCCCGGCATTCCTCTGAAGCGAGAGCAGGATGAACCTCTAAGAGTTAATGTTCTATTCAAACACATTCAA GACATGCTGAGCGGAGATACTGCTGTAATAGCGGAAACTGGAGACTCGTGGTTCAACTGTCAGAAGCTCCGTCTGCCTGAGAATTGCGG GTATGAATTCCAGATGCAGTATGGATCCATTGGTTGGTCAGTTGGTGCTACTCTTGGATATGCACAAGCTGCGACAGACAAGCGTGTAATTGCTTGCATTGGTGATGGCAGTTTTCAGGTAACAGCACAGGATATTTCAACAATGATTCGATGCGCACAAAAGAGCataatttttctcattaataATGGAGGTTATACCATCGAAGTTGAGATTCATGATGGCCCGTACAATGTGATCAAGAATTGGGACTACACTCGTTTTGTGGAAGCCATCCATAATGGACAAGGCAAATGCTGGGTTGCCAAG GTACGAACAGAGGATGATCTGACAGAAGCAATTAGAATAGCTAGTGGAGAAGAGAAAGAATCACTATGTTTTATTGAAGTTTTTGTACACAAAGATGATACCAGCAAAGAACTGCTGGAATGGGGATCCCGGGTTGCTGCTGCTAACAGTCGTCCTCCAAATCCCCAGTAG